Within the Metasolibacillus fluoroglycofenilyticus genome, the region AGAGGCCATTCACCTTGAACAGAAAAACGGAGAGATAGGGATTACAGGTATAGCGCAGCACTCATTAATGAGTGGGAATGTGATTCGTACAACATTTGAAGGTGAAGGCGCGTTTTTAATGGAGCAGCTACATCAGCGTGAGCATAAAATAACGATTGGACAAAAATATACTTGCTATGTTGCAAAGGAAGACGTGGTTGCATTATCATGACGTACGCAAAAATTGAACGCCTTGAATATATTGTGAAACAGCTAGAGGTAGAAGGGAAAATTATCGTTGCTAATATTGCAGAGGCGTTGCAAGTAGCTCCTGAAACCATCCGCAGAGATTTTGATGAATTAGAGCAGCAAAAATTATTAACGAGAGTGCATGGAGGCGCTGTTAAATATACGAATGTCAGGAACGAGCCTGCTTTTTTACGCAAGCTGCAAATGCAAATGGAGGCAAAGCGCCTAATTGCACGTACGGCAGCTAGTCGTATTCAGAATGGCGATACGATTGTTGTCGATACAGGCACAACGACTGTTCATATTGCAGATTTCTTGCTTGCAGTTGATGATTTAACGGTTGTGACAAATTCTATAGCAGCGGCTGTCCAATTTAATTTAGCAATTGAAGAACGTCGTATGACAGGGAAGGTGATTGTGCTTGGTGGGATGACAAATCCGGCGCAATCATCATTAGTAGGTGCGATGACTATTGAGATGCTAAGCAAGATGAATTTTGATAAAGCCTTTTTATCTTGTGGAGGAATTAGTGATGGAATCGTTTATGACTATGATTTAGATGAGTCGTTAGTTTCTAAAAAGATGCTAGAGCAAAGTAAAAAAAGCTATATATTAGCAGATGCTACGAAGCTAAATAGCAAATCCTTTTATCAAATTTGTCAGTTGGACGCGTGTGCAGAGGTGATATGTGATCAAGCTTGTCCAACAATGTGGCAAGCATATGAGGAAATTTGGACGTTATGTCATGGAGGGAAATTCGGATGATTGATTATCATGTACATTTGGAGGAGGGGCCCTACTCGTTTCGCTGGTTAGAGCGTACTGCACAAGCACTACAGACTTGTGGGGAGGGTAGAGGATATCGTCAAACGATAGAGCGCCAAGTGCAAGTATTATCCGAGCGATTACAAAAGGGGTGCTATAGTGAGGAATGGCTCGATTTATATTTACAGCAAGCAAAGCAATTAGGCTTGCGTGAGGTTGGCATTGTAGACCATTTATATCGCTTTAAAGAAACCCGTGCTTATTTTGAGCGCCATATGGTATTAGATGAGCAGCATGAATATGGTGGATTGCAGCGTTATTGGTTAGAGCGAGTTATGACGGAAAATATAGAGCCATTTGTAGTAGCAATTCAGCATGCCAAAACAAAATGGCGTGAACAAGGTGTAGAGCTAAAGCTAGGCATCGAGGCTGATTATTTTATTGGCGGCGAAGAGGAGTTGGCTGGGCTGTTACAAGGATATCCATGGGATTTTGTCATTGGTTCGGTCCATTTTGTGGATGGTTGGGGCTTCGATAATCCACAGACAGCGTATGTTTTTGAGGGCATGGATGATGTGACATTACAGTGTTATTATGAGCGTTTTTTTACGACGGTTGAAAGTATGATTAAGTCCAAGCTATTCGATTTCGTTGCACATTTAGATAATTTTAAAGTGTTTAATTATAAGGTGCAGGACGAGGCATTTTTAGGTGCGGCATATGAGCGGATTGCTAAGGCACTTGTGACGACAAAAACGGCGACAGAAATTAATGCAGGCTTGTATTATCGCTATCCCGTAAAAGAAATGTGCCCAGGTCCACAGTTTTTACAAGTGTTATTAGCGCACGGTGTTGAGTTTACTGTTTCATCCGATTCGCATTTTCCAGATGATTTAGGGAAGTACACATTTGACAATGCACAGCAATTGAAAAGCGCGGGTGTTTCTTCATTAGTCACTTTCGATAAGCGTGAAAAGCGCTATTTAGAGATTTTGGGACAAACAAAATAAATGGTGGCTATTCAAGCTACTCAAAATGCAAAGGAGCTGTCCAAAAAGCCGTGCATAGCCGGCATTTTGGACAAGAGCGATGATGTTTCGCAAAATGTTGATTCATATAAAGTGAACCTTCAATCAGTGGGGGGTCTTATCCCCACTGATTGGTAGTTTCACCATTCGGGTTTTTACAGACTGTTTGCCCTCCTCTTAAACATTTTGATTTCACCTGCTGTTTTGAGATGGGGGTCTTACAGCATGTTAATACGGGATAAAGTGAACCTTCAATCAGTGGGGGGTCTTATCCCCACTGATTGGTAGTTTCACCATTCGGGTTTTTACAGACTGTTTGACCCCCTCTTAAACATTTTGATTTCACCTGCTGTTTTGAGATGGGGGTCTTACAGCCTGTTAATACGGGATAAAGTGAACCTTCAATCAGTGGGGGGCTTTGCACACCCCCACTGATTGGTGATAGAGGAACACAAGCTAGGATCTTCGCATCCTGCGAAAACGCTTGTGTGACCAACATCGTGTTGGCCTCATTCTTAGTTTTTACAGGCTGTTTGATCCCCCACTTAAACATCTTGTTTTTATCTGCTGTTTTGAAGTGGGGGTATTACAGCCTGCTCCTGCGGTTACTCGTCGCAAACAAATTTGTTAATACGGGATAAACAGATAACGCCTCTTTTAAAAATGGGATGAACATCGGCTTTAGCAGTGTTATCCTTCAATAAAAGGGAAGCGATGAAAACATTGATTTCAATGCAGTGTCAAAACAAAATGGACTTTTCTTACAACTCCTTTTGAAATGTACTAAAAATGCTCTACGCTTCAATAGATTTTGAAAAATACTCAATAAGAAAAGTGCAAAATTCCTGAGCTGCTGCTGTTCTATAGCGTCCTTTTAATTCAACCAATTCATAAGTTCTGCGGCAAACTGGGTCGGTTATTTTTAGTTTCACAAGATCATCATCCATTTTGCAGGAACCAACAAAGGCGATGCCAAGCCCTGCACGCACAAGACTTGCAATCGATTCAGCATCATCGGCTTCGCAGACAACATGGGGTGTGAATCCAGCTTTTTGACAAAGTATTTTATTCATTTGTTCAAGTGGATGTCCTTTTCTGTAGTTAATAAAGTTTTCCTCTGTTACCTCTTTTAAAGAAATGCTGTCTCGGTCGGCAAATCTGTGACCACGCGGGACACCTAAATAAATTACCTCACTTAATATAGGAATTGCTGTAACATCTATCCTTTGTATTTTGGCTGGTGTAAAAAGGAAGTCTACATCAGGGTCATCAATAAGCTGTAACATTGAATCCATAGAAGCTTGTGATATGCGAAAATTTATATCAGGATATAGGGAAAGAAAACGATTCATTGGCTTCGTTAATCGGTCGATTTGTGAAGCGACAATGTATATACTTCCTCGTCCCACTCCAGCACGGTCTGCCACCTCTCTTTTTCCTTCCTCTAAAATTTTAAGAGCGGCATCAACCCTTTGTAGAAACTGTTTCCCAATAGAGTTAAGCTGTATTTTTCGACCTTTTCGATCAAATAATTGTACACCTAATTCACTTTCAAGTCGTGCAATCATTTGGCTAAGAGCAGGTTGAGCAATATGAAGCTCTTCTGCTGCCTTGGTCATATGCTCTAGTTGCGCGACTTTTCGAAAATAATATAGCTGTAATAATTCCATTTATTCAGCCCCCCTTAATAACTTTAATGTTATAAGTTCATCTGTAAAATTGTATTTTTTATTATTTATAAAAGATTGTAGAATAAATCAAAAATACTAGCAACTTTAGGGGTGGGGGATGAAAATGGAGAATACACATTTAAAAAGACATAGGGATAAGCTGCTCATTACATTAATGTTTACACTTATTATCTCCGTAATGAATGCGACTGCCTTTAATATTGTTATTCCGCAAGTAAGCGAAGCGTTTCGTATGACTACAGCACAGGGAAGTTGGATTACCTCAATTTATATTCTTGTTTTTGCTATTGGAACAGTAATATATGGCAAACTGGCTGATATCTATAAATTAAAAAATCTAGTGACAGTTGGTTTTATATTATGTGCTGTTGGTTCTATTATTGGCGCAAGCGCACAGGTGTTTCCACTTGTCTTGACTGGTCGTTTCATCCAAGCAGCAGGCGCCTCTGTTAGCCCGGCAATAGCAATGATTATTCCGGTTCGTTATTTTAGTCAGGAAGAACGTGGTAGAGCTTTAGGCATTGCCTCGATAGGTACTGCACTTGGCTCTGTAGTGGGGCCGATTGTTTCCGCACTAACGGTAAGTGTTTTTGGTTGGAGATGGTTATTTTATATATCAATTTTATTTTTGTTCACAATCCCTTTTTTTCGTAAATATTTAGAAGATGACCAAAAGAAAAGAACTAGATTCGACTGGCAAGGAGGTGGTATTTTCGCTGCTGCCATAGCACTTGTTATGCTGAGTATAACAAAGGAAGTTTGGCAGTTTGCTCTTATAGGTATAGTAGTGCTTAGTTTGTTTATCATCAGAATACATTTGGCGGCAGACCCCTTCATTCAACCGACACTTTTGAAAAATAAGCGTTATACTTTAGGGCTTGCAATCGCTTTTTTGACGAATGGTACGGGCTATTCTATTTTCTTTCTCAGCCCCTTGTTATTATTTAATGTGAATCATTTAGACCCGGGTTTAATTGGTTTGACAATGGTACCTGCTGCACTTGTAACGGCTTTATTCAGCTTTAAGAGTGGTAAATTGGCGGATACAAAAGGAAATGCCTATGTTTTTAATATAGGTACAGCCCTGTTAGTGACTTTTTTTCTTCTCGTAATTTTGTTTGTTGGAGCGTCGCATATATTTATTTCGTTATTTCTTATTTTTGGAAACTTAGGTCACACCTTTATTACAATTGCCTTATTCAATGCAATATCTAGAACTCTTTCGGCACAAGAAGCTGGACTTGGGATGGGTCTTTTAGCTATGTTGAACTTTATCTCTAACGCCATAGCGGCCGCTATTTTTAGTAAAATGGTCGATATGCAATTTTTACAAATATGGAATCCCTTGAATCATTCTCAAAACAGTATTAGGTACAGTAACATTTTTTTATGTCTCTTGCTATTGCAAATAGGCATCTTTCTTTACTACTCAAGGTGGTCTAAACATGAAAAGGAAAAATAGCGCACAAAACTTCAGTATGCTCATTGAATTCTATATTGTTAAGGCTTATCCTTAGAAAATTGCTATACGAAGCACTGTGACAAATAACGCAGTAGGGTCATCCTGTGAAAGAAATGTTTCTTCTAGTGCTGTACCCTTAAAGATTGTGGTCTGAGCGTAATCTCGATATTTCACATATTCTGTTAGAATAATGTAAAAGTAAGCAGTGGGGGATGATTAGGTAGTGAAAAATTTTTCTTGGATAAAAGGTCTCATTTTTGGTGTTGTGCTTTCATTTGTAACTGCATTGTTATTTATGCTAATAGGACAAGCTTGGGCTGGCGGGATAACCTCTTTTTGGGGAGAAAGTTGGTTGTACTTCTCTGTAATAATTCCTTTTGCGATTGCTTTTTCAATATTAGGCGGATATTTCCAAAATAAAAAAGGTTTATCAAATAAAAGGCTATGGCTTATAAGTCTTCTATGTGCATTTTTAGTCACCTTATACAGCGGAACAATTGGAGCTATTTTTGGTGAGACTATCGTTAGAGGTGGGATGGAAACGATAAACATTGAGGGTACATTAGTCTGGGGTACAATCTATGCTATTATATTGCTTCCTCTTACTACGCCATTTGCAAGACTACTGATAGGGGTTTTTTACAAAATTATTGGGAGATAATCAAATAATGCTGAAAAGCTCGGGCATATCTTCTTTAGTAATATGAAAAGCAATAATTGAAGACTTAGCAGGCTGTTGGGAGACGGATTAATATCTAGTATCCCAACAGCCTATTTGCGTTATTTCCCTTGCTTAGAATTTGTTGAGCTTAATATATTAAAATACTGTCTGTCTATCTTTTGAAAGTAAAAGTAGTAGTTGCATATATTTTTGCGAATTTAGATAAATGAAAGGTGAGGGAATTTGTGCAAAATAAAAAGAATTATTTAATGCTGCAGCTAGCCATTTTGACAACTGGAATCAATTTGCTTGTTTTTATACTAGCAAAGTTTTTTCATTTATTTGAAGGACATAATTCACACGGAACGATTGCTGAAGT harbors:
- a CDS encoding MFS transporter — protein: MENTHLKRHRDKLLITLMFTLIISVMNATAFNIVIPQVSEAFRMTTAQGSWITSIYILVFAIGTVIYGKLADIYKLKNLVTVGFILCAVGSIIGASAQVFPLVLTGRFIQAAGASVSPAIAMIIPVRYFSQEERGRALGIASIGTALGSVVGPIVSALTVSVFGWRWLFYISILFLFTIPFFRKYLEDDQKKRTRFDWQGGGIFAAAIALVMLSITKEVWQFALIGIVVLSLFIIRIHLAADPFIQPTLLKNKRYTLGLAIAFLTNGTGYSIFFLSPLLLFNVNHLDPGLIGLTMVPAALVTALFSFKSGKLADTKGNAYVFNIGTALLVTFFLLVILFVGASHIFISLFLIFGNLGHTFITIALFNAISRTLSAQEAGLGMGLLAMLNFISNAIAAAIFSKMVDMQFLQIWNPLNHSQNSIRYSNIFLCLLLLQIGIFLYYSRWSKHEKEK
- a CDS encoding histidinol phosphate phosphatase domain-containing protein codes for the protein MIDYHVHLEEGPYSFRWLERTAQALQTCGEGRGYRQTIERQVQVLSERLQKGCYSEEWLDLYLQQAKQLGLREVGIVDHLYRFKETRAYFERHMVLDEQHEYGGLQRYWLERVMTENIEPFVVAIQHAKTKWREQGVELKLGIEADYFIGGEEELAGLLQGYPWDFVIGSVHFVDGWGFDNPQTAYVFEGMDDVTLQCYYERFFTTVESMIKSKLFDFVAHLDNFKVFNYKVQDEAFLGAAYERIAKALVTTKTATEINAGLYYRYPVKEMCPGPQFLQVLLAHGVEFTVSSDSHFPDDLGKYTFDNAQQLKSAGVSSLVTFDKREKRYLEILGQTK
- a CDS encoding DeoR/GlpR family DNA-binding transcription regulator, producing the protein MTYAKIERLEYIVKQLEVEGKIIVANIAEALQVAPETIRRDFDELEQQKLLTRVHGGAVKYTNVRNEPAFLRKLQMQMEAKRLIARTAASRIQNGDTIVVDTGTTTVHIADFLLAVDDLTVVTNSIAAAVQFNLAIEERRMTGKVIVLGGMTNPAQSSLVGAMTIEMLSKMNFDKAFLSCGGISDGIVYDYDLDESLVSKKMLEQSKKSYILADATKLNSKSFYQICQLDACAEVICDQACPTMWQAYEEIWTLCHGGKFG
- a CDS encoding LysR family transcriptional regulator codes for the protein MELLQLYYFRKVAQLEHMTKAAEELHIAQPALSQMIARLESELGVQLFDRKGRKIQLNSIGKQFLQRVDAALKILEEGKREVADRAGVGRGSIYIVASQIDRLTKPMNRFLSLYPDINFRISQASMDSMLQLIDDPDVDFLFTPAKIQRIDVTAIPILSEVIYLGVPRGHRFADRDSISLKEVTEENFINYRKGHPLEQMNKILCQKAGFTPHVVCEADDAESIASLVRAGLGIAFVGSCKMDDDLVKLKITDPVCRRTYELVELKGRYRTAAAQEFCTFLIEYFSKSIEA